DNA from Asanoa sp. WMMD1127:
AGAGGCGGTCAGATCTGGCTGTGTGTGCCCACGTTGTGGGCCATCAGTTGCCAGCCCGTCCCGCCCGTGCGCCGCGACCTGTCGCGCAGCTCGGTCCAATGGCAGTTGTGGAGCGACCCCAGTGTCCGGGTGGCCTCGTTGGGCCAGCCGAGCAGCGCACCGCAGCCCTGCCGCGCGGCGCCGCCATGCGTCGTCACCACGACCGTGCCGCCCGGAGCCAGCGACGCCGCGTCCTGCAGCGCCTCCATGACCCGCTTCGCCAGGTCGTCCAGGCTTTCGATGCCGCAGCCCGGCGAGGGCTCGCCGGCGCGCCAGCGGGCGTACTCCGTCGGGTGGCGGGTTTCGATGTCCGTGAGCAGTGAGCCTTGCCACTCGCCGAAATGCCGTTCGCGGAGTCGCACGTCCGGCGTGACCGACAGGCCCGTCAGCGACGCCAGGGCCGACGCCGTGTCGAAGGCTCGTGACAGGTCGCTGCTGATAAGGGCGTCGGGCTGGTACGTGGCCAGCAGCGCCGCGGCAGCAGCGGCCTGGTCGCGGCCCCGGGCGTTCAGGGGCGCGTCGGTCTGGCCCTGTACGCGGCCGCCCGCGTTGTAGTCGGTGTTGCCGTGCCGCCAGACGAGCAGCCTGGTCATTCGGTCGGGCTCGCCTCGTTGCCGGTAGGGGCGGCGGGGGCGGCCGGCACCAGGTCGCGGTCGAGGAACGGGATGGTCGGGCAGTCCTTCCACAGCCGGTCGAGGGCGTAGAACTCCCGCTCCTCGGCGTGCTGGATGTGGACCACCAGGTCGACGTAGTCGAGGAGCACCCAGCGGCCCCCGCGCTCGCCTTCGCGGCGGACGGGCTTGGCCTTTTCCGGGAGGTTGACCAGCCGCTCCTCGATCGCGTCGACGATGGCGAGGACCTGCCGCTCGTTGGGCGCGGAGGCGATCAGGAAGGCATCGGTGATCACCAGTTGGTCGGAGACGTCGATGATGACGATGTCTTGCGCCTTCTTGTCGGCTGCGGCCTGCGCGGCGGCGAGGGCCAGCTCGCGCGTGCGGTCGGTAGCGGTCACCTTGCTCCTCTGGTCGACGGCA
Protein-coding regions in this window:
- the rsfS gene encoding ribosome silencing factor, with amino-acid sequence MTATDRTRELALAAAQAAADKKAQDIVIIDVSDQLVITDAFLIASAPNERQVLAIVDAIEERLVNLPEKAKPVRREGERGGRWVLLDYVDLVVHIQHAEEREFYALDRLWKDCPTIPFLDRDLVPAAPAAPTGNEASPTE
- a CDS encoding histidine phosphatase family protein — encoded protein: MTRLLVWRHGNTDYNAGGRVQGQTDAPLNARGRDQAAAAAALLATYQPDALISSDLSRAFDTASALASLTGLSVTPDVRLRERHFGEWQGSLLTDIETRHPTEYARWRAGEPSPGCGIESLDDLAKRVMEALQDAASLAPGGTVVVTTHGGAARQGCGALLGWPNEATRTLGSLHNCHWTELRDRSRRTGGTGWQLMAHNVGTHSQI